Below is a genomic region from Jiangella gansuensis DSM 44835.
CCTGAGCACGGCAACCTCTGAGCACGACAACCTCTGAGCACCACAACCGGGCCGGGGAGCCTGCAGATGTCCGACAACGCGTGGCTGGTGGTCGGGCTGGGCAACCCCGGCCCGACCTATGCCGGCACTCGTCACAACGTGGGCGCCATGGTCATCGACCTGCTGGCGGCGCGTGCCGGCGCGAAGCTCAAGTCGCAGCGCCGGTTGCGCGCCGACGTGGCCGAGACGCGGCTGGGCGGCGTGCCCGGTTCGCGCGCGGTGCTGGCCGTCCCCCACTCGTACATGAACGAGTCCGGCGGGCCGGTGGCGCAGCTCGCCGACTTCTACAGGATCCCGGCCGAGCGGCTGCTGGTGCTTCACGACGAGCTCGACCTCCCGTTCGGCACCATCCGGTTGAAGCGCGGCGGCGGTGACAACGGTCACAACGGGCTGCGTTCGGTGCGTGCGCGCGTCGGCACCGGCGACTATTGCCGGCTGCGCTTCGGCATCGGCCGGCCGCCGGGCCGGATGGACCCGGCGGCCTTCGTGCTCAAGCCCTTCTCCGCTGTTGAAAAGCGGGAACTGGAGCTGGAGGTCGACCGGGCCGCCGACGCCGTCGAGGCGGTCGTCGTCGACGGCTTGGTGTACGCGCAGAATCACTACAACACCTGAGGCGAGCGCTGTCGCCGGCGCATGGCCCGGCATGTCCGAAATCACCCGAACGATCGGGTGGCCCCATTAGGCCCATTGCGCGTATAGTCCCTTCCAGTTCGTCGGCTTGGACATGAGCCGGTGGGGGGTATCGGAGCCTTGGGGGGGCCATGGCTACGGTCGGTTTATCGTCGACTGGTGCGCGCACGCGACCACGGAGATCGTCATCGCATTCCGATGGCGATAGGAGTGGTGGCGATCCCGGGTATGCGATCAGGCGGCCTTTTCGTTACCGTCGCGCGACGGCGGCCGGTGATGCGTTCACCGGGCTGACGGCGCTCGCCGCGATCTGGTTGCCTGGCGGCCCGGTTCAGGTGCCGTCGACGGCACAGGCGGTCGCGCTCAGCGTGATAGCGCTGGCCTACCCTTGTGTGCTGACCGTCAAGACCGCGCATGCCGACCGCCTGTTCGGCAGTGGCAGCCCGTACGGTGATGTGCTACGCGCGCTTGCGGCGGTCGTCGCCGTCGTGGCCATCGGCTGCGCGGCACTCGGCGTCCGGTTGCTCGGCGGGCCATTCCTGGCCGCGTCGGCGATCCTGGTCGTCGGCTCGCTCGCGGTCCGCGTCTACGTGCGGCGCCGGCTTCGCACGCTGCGGCAGCTCGGCCGCGCCACCCGGCGCACTCTGGTCGTCGGCCCGGCGGCAAGCATCGCGGCGGCGGTTGACCGGTTCGGCCGTGATGGGAACCGCCCGCTGACGGTCGTGGCCGCCTGCGTGGAGGATGACGGCACGGCCCCTCCGGCGACGGTTCCGGTGGTGGGTCGACTGGAGAAGGGGCTGCCCGGCCACGACGACGACGTCCGCGACGAGGCGCTGATGAGGTCGGTTCGGGAGTCCGTGCTGCGAGTCCGAGCCCGGACGGTGTGCGTGACGCCTGGTTCGGAGTTCACCGGTGACCGGCTGCGGGCGCTGAGCTGGACGCTCGCGGACATGGGGGTCGACCTGGTGACCGATCTCGGGCTCTCCGATGTCGCGACCCACCGGGTCGGTGTGGGGTCCATGGGGTCCGGGATGCTGCTGCACGTGCGCCACGCGCGTCCGACCGGTGCTCGGCTGGTGGCGAAGGTCGTGACCGACCGGCTGGTGGCGGCGGTGCTGTTGCTTCTGCTCTCGCCGCTGATGGCGGGCATCGCGGCCGCAGTGCGGCTGTCCGGGCCGGGGCCGGTGATCTATCGCCAGGTGCGGGTGGGGCAGGACGGCCTGTTCTTCACCATGATGAAGTTCCGCACCATGCACGTCGATGCCGATCTGCGCCGGACGGAGCTGCTGGGTGAGGCCGACAGCGACGGGCCGATGTTCAAGATGCGGCAGGACCCCCGCATCACCAGGGTCGGCCGGCTGTTGCGCAAGTACTCGCTGGACGAGTTGCCGCAGCTGATCAACGTGGTGCGTGGCGACATGTCGCTGGTCGGGCCGAGGCCGGCGTTGCCGGAAGAGGTGGCGGCCTACGACGGTGTCGCGCGCCGCCGGTTGCGTGCGACGCCGGGCATGACCGGTCTGTGGCAGGTGAGCGGACGCTCGAACCTCTCCTGGAGTGAGACGGTGCGGCTCGATCTGCGCTATGTCGACAACTGGTCCTATGGTGACGACTTGCAGTTGCTTGGCCGGACTGCTGGCGCGGTGGTGCGCAGTACCGGCGCGTATTGACCGAGGAGACGACCGCCACGGGAGGCAGGGTGGCGACGTGGCTGGTCACGGGTGCTGACGGTCTGCTCGGCCGCGACCTCGTCGCCATGCTGCGCGCGATCCGGGAGCGCGTGATCCCGACCACTCGCGAGGTCCTGGACCTCACCGATGCCCGCGCCGTCGACGCTGCCGTGTCGACGATCGCCCGGATCGGCGACCACGGCGCCGGCTCCGTCGTCGTCAACCTCGCCGGCCGGGCCGACGTGGACGCCGTCGAGGTCGAGGAGGACGGCGCGTGGGCCGTCAACGCCGACGGGGTGACCAACCTGGCCCGCGCCTGCGAACGCACCGGCCTACGTCTCGTGCACGTGTCGACCAGTTACGTCTTCGACGGCGGCCGCGTCGGCCCGTATCCCGAGGACGCGACGGTGAGCCCGACGACGGCGTACGGACGCACCATGGCCGAGGGTGAGCGGGCGGTGCTGAAGATCCTGCCCGAGTCCGGCGTGGTGCTGCGGACCGGTTGGCTCTACGGGGAGTCCGGCCGGTGCTTCGTGCGCACCATCGCCGCCGCGGCGGCCGAACAGGAGTACGTCGACGTCGTCGACGACCAGTACGGTCAGCCGACGTGGACCATGGACCTGGCGGACCGGATCGTCGAGACCGCGCGGCTGCCGCAGGTCGTTGGGGTGCTGCACGCGGTCAATTCCGGGTCCACAACGTGGTGTGGCCTGGCCCGCGCCGTGTTCGTGGAACTCGGTCTCGACCCTCGCCGAGTCCGGCCGGTCACCAGCGACGACGTGCCGCGGGTGGCGCTGCGTCCGGCCAACTCGGTGCTGTCGCAGGAGCGGTGGGCGCAGTTTGGGCTGCCACCGCTGCGGCCCTGGCGGGAGGCGCTGGCCGACGCCGCGCCGAGTGTGCTGGGCCGCGAGTGATCAGGTGTGCCGGCCGTCCCCCTCTCGATGCGTTCTCCCGCTGCGCCAGGCAAGCATTCCTGGTGACGCGGGAGCACCCCAACGCCACGTGATCATTTGGGGCGCTCACATCGTGGACGGGATGTCTCGGATGGTGGGCGGGGTCGAGAACTGCGGGGCCGGAGGTCCTACGCTGGGGCGTTCGACGACCTGGCTCGAGGAGTCCCCGTGGCATCGACCGACGCGGCACTGGCCGCCCGCCTCGCCACCGAGGCGGGCGGGTTGCTGTCTGAGCTGCGCCGCGGTCACCTCGATGCGAACGAGCCGGGAACGGGCACTCGTGAGCTGCGCGACGCCGGGGATCGCGCAGCCCAACGATTTCTGGCCACCGAGCTGGCCCGTGAACGGCCCGGCGACGCGGTGCTCAGCGAAGAGGACGACGACGACGCCGCCCGGCTGTCGGCGTCGCGGGTGTGGATCGTCGACCCGCTCGACGGCACCCGCGAGTTCGCCGAGGGCCGCGACGACTGGGCAGTGCACGTGGCGTGCTGGGCCGGCGGGGACCTGGTCGCCGGTGCCGTCGCGCTGCCGGCGCTCGACACCACGCTGGTGAGCGAGCCTGCACCTGGAGTCCCCGCGCGCCGCGGCGGGCCCGTGCGCATCGCCGTCAGCCGCAGCCGCCCACCGGCCGTCGCCGAGCACATCGCCGGCGTCCTGGGCGCCGAGCTGGTGCCGATCGGCTCGGCCGGTTTCAAGGCCGCCGCCGTCGTACGCGGTGAGGTGGACGCCTACCTGCACGCCGGCGGCCAGTTCGAGTGGGACTCCGCAGCGCCGGTGGCGGTCGCCCGCGCCGCCGGGCTGCACGCCAGCCGCGTCGACGGTTCCGCGCTGCGCTACAACCAGCCCAGCCCGTACCTGCCCGACCTGCTCGTCGCCCGCCCGGAACTCGCCGATGCGCTCCTGGCCGCGACCGCCGGCCACGACGCGCAACCGGCCACGCCTGACAGTCGCCGGACTGGGAGGTCCGCCCCATGACGATCCACGAGTACCAGCTCTCGCAGCTCGACCTGCTCGAGGCCGAGGCCGTGCACATCTTCCGGGAGGTGGCCGCCGAGCTCGAGCGCCCGGTATTGCTGTTCTCCGGCGGCAAGGACTCCATCGTCATGCTGCGGCTGGCCGAGAAGGCGTTCTGGCCGGCTCCGATGCCGTTCCCCGTCATGCACGTCGACACCGGGCACAACTTCCCCGAGGTGCTGGAGTTCCGCGACCGGCGGGTCGGCGAGCTGGGCGTCAACCTCGTCGTCGCGTCGGTGCCGGAGGCCATCGAGCGCGGACTGGTCGCCGAGGAGCCCAACGGCTCGCGCAACCGCATCCAGACGCCGGTGCTCCTGGAAGCGGTCGAGAAGCACCGGTTCACCGCGCTGTTCGGCGGTGCGCGCCGCGACGAGGAGAAGGCCCGGGCGAAGGAGCGAGTGTTCTCCTTCCGCGACGACTTCGGCCAGTGGGACCCGAAGAACCAGCGCCCGGAGCTGTGGAACCTCTACAACGGCCGCATCCACCTGGGCGAGAGCATCCGGGTGTTCCCGCTGTCCAACTGGACCGAGCTCGACGTCTGGCACTACATCCAGCGCGAGAACATCGAGGTGCCGTCCATCTACTACGCGCACGACCGCGAGGTGTTCGAGCGCGACGGCATGCTGTTCGCGAACAACGAGTTCTGCCGCCCGCGCGAGGGCGAGGCGACCTTCGTCGCGAAGGTCCGCTACCGCACCGTCGGCGACGCCTCGCTGACGGCCGCGGTGAAGTCCGACGCCGACACGGTCGAGAAGGTCATCGACGAAATCGCCGCCACCCGGCTCACCGAGCGCGGCGCCACCCGTGGCGACGACCGCGTCAGCGAGGCGGCCATGGAGGACCGGAAGAAGGAAGGCTACTTCTGAGCATGGATCTCCTCAGGTTCGCCACGGCGGGGTCGGTCGACGACGGCAAGAGCACGCTGATCGGCCGGCTGCTCTATGACTCCAAGGCGATCTTCACCGATCAGCTGGAGAGCGTGGAGCGCACCAGCCAGCAGCGCGGCGACGAGTACACCAACCTCGCGCTGCTCACCGACGGCCTGCGGGCCGAGCGTGAGCAGGGCATCACCATCGACGTCGCCTACCGCTACTTCGCCACGCCGCGGCGCAAGTTCATCATCGCCGACACCCCGGGCCACATCCAGTACACGCGGAACATGGTGACCGGCGCGTCCACCGCGGACCTGGCGATCGTGCTGGTCGACGCCCGCAAGGGCATGGTGGAGCAGAGCCGCCGGCACGCGTTCATCGTGTCGCTGCTGCGGGTGCCGCACCTGGTGCTCGCGGTGAACAAGATGGACCTCGTCGACTGGTCGCAGGAGGTGTTCGAGGAGATCGAGCGCGAGTTCTCGTCCTTCGCGACGAAGCTCGACGTCCCCGACCTCACCGTGGTGCCGATCTCGGCGCTGCACGGCGACAACATCGTGAGCCGCTCGCCGAACATGCCGTGGTACGAGGGCCCGTCGCTGCTGCACCACCTCGAGCACGTGCACATCGCCAGCGACCGCAACCTCGTCGACGTGCGGTTCCCGGTGCAGTACGTCATCCGGCCGCAGTCGCTGCAGCACACCGACTATCGCGCGTACGCCGGGCAGGTCGCCGGCGGGGTGCTCAAGGCCGGCGACGAGGTCATGGTGCTGCCCAGCGGTTTCACCACCCGGATCAGTTCCATCGACACCGCCGACGGGCCGGTGGCCGAGGCGTTCGCGCCGATGTCGGTGACCATCCGGCTCGAGGACGAGATCGACATCTCCCGTGGCGACCTGATCTGCCGGCCGCACAACCAACCCGCGGTCGCGCAGAACATCGACGCGATGGTGTGCTGGATGGCCGAGACGCCATTGGTGCCGGGGCAGAAGCTGGCGATCAAGCACACCACTCGGACGGCACGGGCGCTGGTGAAGGAACTGCAGTATCGGCTCGACGTCAACTCGCTGCACCGCGACGACACCGCCACCCAGCTCGGGCTCAACGACGTCGGCCGGGTGCGGCTGCGCACCACGGTGCCGCTGCTGGCCGACGAGTACCGGCGCAACCGCTCGACCGGCGGGTTCATCCTCGTCGACGAGTCGACGAACCGCACCGTCGGTGCCGGGATGATCACGTCTGCCAACTGAGCGAACGCTCCTCCGAGCGGCGACCGTCCGGGGTATGCGATACAGTCGCCGCAGCAGATTCTGTTGGGGGGCCTATGAAGCTGCGTACCGACGGCGTGAGCTGGCGTGAGATCGACGGCGAGACCGTCATCCTGGACCTGTCGTCGTCCACCTACCTCAAGACCAACGAGTCCGGCTCGACCCTGTTGCGGTTGCTGGCCGAGGACCGTTCCGCCGACGAGCTCGCCGACGGCTTGGTCGACGCCTTCGGCATCCCCGCCGACCGCGCGCGCGCCGACACCGAGGCCTTCGTCCGGATGCTCCGCGAGCGCAATCTGCTCGATTCAGTCGACGAATGATCACGTCGAGTGGGTCCACCCGCTTCATCAGGCAGGCATTCCCGTAGGGAAACCGACGCCTGGTGATATCCGCAGCACGCACACGAGAAGAAAGGTGGGTATCCGATGACGTATGAGTCGCCAGCCCTGGAGGAGATCGGGTCCGTTCGCGACCTGACCCTTGCGGCGAGCGGTCGTGGCCGGTCGGACCAGGTCCAGTGGTTCAGGTACGACAACGACCCCGGTGGCGTCCTTTCCTGACGCCCTACCTGGGCAAGGGCAGAGAACGCACCTAGGGAATTCGCTCGAATTGCCTCCATAGCGGCTATCGACACGCTACGCTCTGGTTTGTTGTATATGCGGAGCTTTGGTGGAAGCTCCGCCGTCTGCCCTCGGTGAGGGCACCAGAAAGGGGGGCACGGCTATGGCATATCAGCCACCCGTGGTCGAAGAAGTGGGTTCCGTTCGCGAGCTGACACTCGCGCACGGCGGCAAGGGGTCCTCGGACCAGATTCTCTGGTTCACCTGGGGCAACGACCGTCCGCCCGGCGGCGGCCTGTCCTGACGCCGTCACACCCGAGAGCACGTGGGGCCGTTGCGCCGTGGGGCGGCTCCACGTGCCGGGTGGCTGTGAACCCGGGGGGCACGTTCGTGGTTCGGGAGAGCTGGCCGCCGCAGTCGGCTGACGCCGCGGCAGCACCGTCACCGTATTACCGGCTTTCGGAGTTCGAACTGGCGACATCGTGGGTGCACGGCGTGCATCCCATGGCGGCATTGCCGGACGCCGACGTGTCGGCTCGCGCCGCTTTCGAGGCGGCCATCCGCCGTGCGCTTCTACGCCCGCCCTGTTACGTCTCGTTCTCCGGCGGCCGTGACTCGTCCGCGGTCCTGGCCGTTGCCACGCATGTTGCGCGCCGGGAAG
It encodes:
- the cysD gene encoding sulfate adenylyltransferase subunit CysD translates to MTIHEYQLSQLDLLEAEAVHIFREVAAELERPVLLFSGGKDSIVMLRLAEKAFWPAPMPFPVMHVDTGHNFPEVLEFRDRRVGELGVNLVVASVPEAIERGLVAEEPNGSRNRIQTPVLLEAVEKHRFTALFGGARRDEEKARAKERVFSFRDDFGQWDPKNQRPELWNLYNGRIHLGESIRVFPLSNWTELDVWHYIQRENIEVPSIYYAHDREVFERDGMLFANNEFCRPREGEATFVAKVRYRTVGDASLTAAVKSDADTVEKVIDEIAATRLTERGATRGDDRVSEAAMEDRKKEGYF
- a CDS encoding lasso RiPP family leader peptide-containing protein; this translates as MAYQPPVVEEVGSVRELTLAHGGKGSSDQILWFTWGNDRPPGGGLS
- a CDS encoding exopolysaccharide biosynthesis polyprenyl glycosylphosphotransferase, which codes for MATVGLSSTGARTRPRRSSSHSDGDRSGGDPGYAIRRPFRYRRATAAGDAFTGLTALAAIWLPGGPVQVPSTAQAVALSVIALAYPCVLTVKTAHADRLFGSGSPYGDVLRALAAVVAVVAIGCAALGVRLLGGPFLAASAILVVGSLAVRVYVRRRLRTLRQLGRATRRTLVVGPAASIAAAVDRFGRDGNRPLTVVAACVEDDGTAPPATVPVVGRLEKGLPGHDDDVRDEALMRSVRESVLRVRARTVCVTPGSEFTGDRLRALSWTLADMGVDLVTDLGLSDVATHRVGVGSMGSGMLLHVRHARPTGARLVAKVVTDRLVAAVLLLLLSPLMAGIAAAVRLSGPGPVIYRQVRVGQDGLFFTMMKFRTMHVDADLRRTELLGEADSDGPMFKMRQDPRITRVGRLLRKYSLDELPQLINVVRGDMSLVGPRPALPEEVAAYDGVARRRLRATPGMTGLWQVSGRSNLSWSETVRLDLRYVDNWSYGDDLQLLGRTAGAVVRSTGAY
- the pth gene encoding aminoacyl-tRNA hydrolase, whose protein sequence is MSDNAWLVVGLGNPGPTYAGTRHNVGAMVIDLLAARAGAKLKSQRRLRADVAETRLGGVPGSRAVLAVPHSYMNESGGPVAQLADFYRIPAERLLVLHDELDLPFGTIRLKRGGGDNGHNGLRSVRARVGTGDYCRLRFGIGRPPGRMDPAAFVLKPFSAVEKRELELEVDRAADAVEAVVVDGLVYAQNHYNT
- a CDS encoding PqqD family protein, whose protein sequence is MKLRTDGVSWREIDGETVILDLSSSTYLKTNESGSTLLRLLAEDRSADELADGLVDAFGIPADRARADTEAFVRMLRERNLLDSVDE
- a CDS encoding 3'(2'),5'-bisphosphate nucleotidase CysQ — protein: MASTDAALAARLATEAGGLLSELRRGHLDANEPGTGTRELRDAGDRAAQRFLATELARERPGDAVLSEEDDDDAARLSASRVWIVDPLDGTREFAEGRDDWAVHVACWAGGDLVAGAVALPALDTTLVSEPAPGVPARRGGPVRIAVSRSRPPAVAEHIAGVLGAELVPIGSAGFKAAAVVRGEVDAYLHAGGQFEWDSAAPVAVARAAGLHASRVDGSALRYNQPSPYLPDLLVARPELADALLAATAGHDAQPATPDSRRTGRSAP
- the cysN gene encoding sulfate adenylyltransferase subunit CysN, which codes for MDLLRFATAGSVDDGKSTLIGRLLYDSKAIFTDQLESVERTSQQRGDEYTNLALLTDGLRAEREQGITIDVAYRYFATPRRKFIIADTPGHIQYTRNMVTGASTADLAIVLVDARKGMVEQSRRHAFIVSLLRVPHLVLAVNKMDLVDWSQEVFEEIEREFSSFATKLDVPDLTVVPISALHGDNIVSRSPNMPWYEGPSLLHHLEHVHIASDRNLVDVRFPVQYVIRPQSLQHTDYRAYAGQVAGGVLKAGDEVMVLPSGFTTRISSIDTADGPVAEAFAPMSVTIRLEDEIDISRGDLICRPHNQPAVAQNIDAMVCWMAETPLVPGQKLAIKHTTRTARALVKELQYRLDVNSLHRDDTATQLGLNDVGRVRLRTTVPLLADEYRRNRSTGGFILVDESTNRTVGAGMITSAN
- the rfbD gene encoding dTDP-4-dehydrorhamnose reductase, encoding MATWLVTGADGLLGRDLVAMLRAIRERVIPTTREVLDLTDARAVDAAVSTIARIGDHGAGSVVVNLAGRADVDAVEVEEDGAWAVNADGVTNLARACERTGLRLVHVSTSYVFDGGRVGPYPEDATVSPTTAYGRTMAEGERAVLKILPESGVVLRTGWLYGESGRCFVRTIAAAAAEQEYVDVVDDQYGQPTWTMDLADRIVETARLPQVVGVLHAVNSGSTTWCGLARAVFVELGLDPRRVRPVTSDDVPRVALRPANSVLSQERWAQFGLPPLRPWREALADAAPSVLGRE
- a CDS encoding lasso RiPP family leader peptide-containing protein, with product MTYESPALEEIGSVRDLTLAASGRGRSDQVQWFRYDNDPGGVLS